In Scleropages formosus chromosome 20, fSclFor1.1, whole genome shotgun sequence, a single window of DNA contains:
- the spata20 gene encoding spermatogenesis-associated protein 20 isoform X2, whose translation MASGGQGLDGPPGSAHQNTNRLSMERSPYLLQHAHNPVDWFPWGQEAFNKAKKEDKPIFLSVGYSTCHWCHVMERESFEDIEIGRILSDNFVCIKVDREERPDVDKVYMTFVQATSGGGGWPMSVWLTPDLQPFIGGTYFPPRDTGHRPGLKTILLRIIEQWQNNRASLESSGQRVIEALKKGTAIAASPGVGPPLAPEVAHRCFQQLAHSYEEEYGGFRDAPKFPTPVNLIFLISFWATNRSTSEGAEALRMALHTMRMMALGGIHDHVAQGFHRYSTDSSWHVPHFEKMLYDQAQLAVAYITAYQVSGEQLFADVARDVLLYVSRDLSDKSGGFYSAEDADSLPTMASTEKKEGAFCVWTAGEIRDLLPEPVEGATGGATRADIFMHHYGVKEQGNVEPEQDPHGELQGQNVLIVRYSAELTATRFGLSVEKTKEELAAARERLAEVRRGRPSPHLDTKMISSWNGLMLSGFARVGAVLGDQALVERAEQAAKFLQDHLWDEAKQVILHSCYRGDEMEVEQIASPIAGFLDDYAFVVCGLLDLYEATLDTRWLSWAEELQLKQDQFFWDSQGGGYFCSDPTDPTLLLVLKQDQDGAEPSANSVSAMNLLRLSQYTGRQEWARRSEQLLAAFSDRLVKVPIALPEMVRSLMAQHYTLKQVIIRGQPSAEDTASLVACVNGLFLPHKVLMLADGDTDGFLYQRLPVLATLRPLEGSATAYVCQNFTCALPVTCPEELRRLLLE comes from the exons ATGGCATCTGGGGGCCAGGGACTGGATGGACCTCCGGGATCTGCCCACCAAAACACCAACCGCTTGAGCATGGAGCGATCACCTTACCTGCTACAGCATGCACATAACCCTGTGGACTG GTTTCCATGGGGACAGGAGGCTTTCAACAAGGCAAAGAAAGAAGATAAGCCTATATTTCTGTCAG TGGGCTACTCCACCTGTCATTGGTGTCATGTTATGGAGAGAGAGTCTTTTGAAGACATCGAAATTGGCAGGATCCTTAGTGACAACTTTGTTTGCATCAAAGTGGACAGGGAGGAGCGACCGGATGTGGACAAAGTCTATATGACCTTTGTGCAG GCTACAAGTGGGGGTGGAGGCTGGCCAATGAGTGTGTGGCTGACCCCTGACCTTCAGCCTTTTATTGGGGGTACATACTTCCCACCAAGGGACACTGGACACAGACCTGGGCTGAAAACCATACTGTTGCGAATCATAGAGCAG TGGCAGAATAATAGAGCATCCCTGGAGTCCAGCGGTCAGCGGGTCATTGAGGCCCTGAAGAAGGGCACCGCTATTGCAGCCAGCCCCGGGGTTGGTCCCCCACTTGCCCCTGAAGTTGCCCACAGGTGCTTCCAGCAGCTGGCACATTCCTATGAAGAAGAGTATGGAGGCTTCAGGGATGCTCCCAAATTCCCCACACCAG TGAACCTGATCTTCCTCATATCATTCTGGGCTACAAACCGGTCAACGTCGGAGGGTGCGGAGGCCCTGCGAATGGCTCTGCACACCATGCGCATGATGGCGCTTGGTGGCATCCACGACCATGTGGCTCAG GGTTTCCACCGCTACTCCACGGACTCCTCATGGCACGTGCCTCACTTTGAAAAGATGCTCTATGATCAGGCACAGCTGGCGGTGGCCTACATCACCGCCTAccag GTGTCCGGGGAGCAGCTCTTTGCAGACGTGGCCCGGGACGTGTTGCTGTATGTCTCGCGGGACCTTAGTGACAAG TCTGGGGGCTTCTACAGTGCAGAGGATGCAGACTCCCTCCCCACCATGGCATCCACCGAGAAGAAGGAGGGGGCCTTTTGTGTGTGGACTGCCGGGGAGATCAGGGACCTGCTGCCAGAGCCTGTGGAGGGGGCCACAGGGGGGGCCACCCGAGCAGACATCTTCATGCACCACTATGGCGTCAAGGAGCAGGGAAATGTGGAGCCTGAGCAG GACCCTCATGGCGAGCTGCAGGGCCAGAATGTGCTTATTGTGCGTTACTCGGCAGAGCTGACGGCTACTCGTTTCGGCTTAAGCGTGGAAAAGACCAAAGAGGAGTTGGCTGCAGCCAGGGAGAGGCTGGCTGAGGTCCGGCGGGGCCGGCCGTCTCCTCACCTGGACACAAAGATGATTTCCTCCTGGAATG GACTGATGCTGTCTGGGTTTGCACGTGTGGGTGCCGTGCTGGGGGACCAGGCGCTGGTGGAGCGAGCAGAACAGGCTGCTaagttcctccaggaccacctGTGGGACGAAGCCAAGCAAGTGATTCTGCACTCCTGCTACCGTGGTGACGAGATGGAGGTAGAACAGAT TGCATCTCCCATCGCAGGTTTCCTGGACGACTACGCGTTTGTGGTGTGTGGCTTGCTCGACCTGTATGAGGCCACGTTGGACACTCGTTGGCTCAGCTGGGCTGAGGAGCTGCAGCTCAAGCAGGACCAGTTCTTCTGGGACAGTCAGGGTGGAGGCTATTTCTGCAGCGATCCCACAGACCCAACCCTGCTGCTGGTCCTCAAGCAAG ACCAGGATGGGGCAGAGCCCAGTGCAAACTCTGTCTCCGCCATGAACCTGCTGCGCCTGTCCCAGTACACTGGCCGGCAGGAGTGGGCCCGGCGCTCTGAGCAGCTCTTGGCTGCCTTCTCTGACCGTCTGGTTAAGGTGCCCATCGCCCTGCCAGAAATGGTCCGCAGCCTAATGGCACAACACTATACACTCAAACAG GTCATTATCCGTGGCCAACCCAGTGCAGAAGACACTGCTTCCCTGGTTGCCTGTGTCAATGGTTTGTTCCTGCCCCACAAG